The following are encoded together in the Robertmurraya sp. FSL R5-0851 genome:
- the nuoH gene encoding NADH-quinone oxidoreductase subunit NuoH, with protein sequence MVEELLQSQPGLLNFGIFFLLATVLLLVVLGFVTYAILAERKVMGFMQLRHGPNQVGGRWGLLQTVADVLKLLLKEDTIPKLADRPLFIFAPVIAFAPAFMVLATIPLTDHLQFADIGVGLLYYIAISGLTTVGVVTGGWASNNKYALLGGMRAAAQMISYEIPLVMSVIGVILFAGSLNLNDIVAAQDEQGWFIIWQPIAFLVFIIASVAELNRTPFDLPEAESELVAGFHVEYSGFRWAFFMLAEYVYLFAMASLTTVLFLGGWLPPFDFLGFIPGAVWFALKFSVVIFFLVWIRVTFPRLRADQLMEFGWKILLPVALANIFLTALVKELLKLF encoded by the coding sequence ATGGTAGAGGAACTGCTGCAATCACAACCAGGACTCTTAAACTTTGGGATTTTCTTTTTACTAGCAACGGTTCTATTGTTAGTGGTTTTAGGATTTGTTACGTATGCGATTTTAGCAGAAAGAAAAGTCATGGGTTTCATGCAGCTTCGTCACGGACCGAATCAGGTTGGAGGCCGCTGGGGGCTTTTACAAACGGTAGCTGACGTATTAAAGCTCCTATTAAAAGAAGATACGATACCGAAGCTAGCAGACCGCCCGCTCTTTATCTTTGCACCTGTCATCGCGTTTGCACCGGCATTTATGGTGCTAGCAACGATTCCGTTAACCGATCACCTTCAGTTTGCTGATATTGGTGTTGGATTATTGTACTATATCGCCATTTCAGGATTAACAACTGTGGGAGTGGTAACAGGTGGATGGGCATCAAATAATAAGTACGCACTACTTGGTGGGATGCGTGCAGCAGCCCAAATGATTTCCTACGAAATCCCACTTGTGATGTCGGTAATTGGAGTCATCCTTTTTGCAGGCAGCCTGAATTTGAACGATATCGTCGCCGCTCAAGATGAGCAAGGCTGGTTCATTATTTGGCAACCGATTGCGTTTCTTGTGTTTATCATCGCATCCGTTGCAGAGTTAAACCGTACACCGTTTGACTTGCCAGAAGCGGAATCCGAACTAGTAGCCGGATTCCACGTGGAGTACTCAGGCTTCCGATGGGCATTCTTCATGCTCGCTGAATATGTGTACCTATTCGCAATGGCATCACTAACAACCGTACTTTTTCTAGGAGGATGGCTACCACCATTCGACTTCTTAGGATTCATCCCAGGAGCCGTATGGTTCGCCCTAAAATTCAGCGTCGTCATCTTCTTCCTAGTCTGGATCCGAGTCACCTTCCCACGCCTAAGAGCAGACCAACTAATGGAATTCGGATGGAAGATACTATTACCAGTAGCCTTGGCGAACATTTTCTTAACAGCATTGGTTAAAGAATTACTAAAGCTTTTTTAA
- the nuoI gene encoding NADH-quinone oxidoreductase subunit NuoI, translating into MLGLAKGLAYTLKNLAREKVTYDYPNEPLPLPDRFRGIQKFYPEKCIVCNQCAAICPTDCIQLTGKKHPDPTKKGKIIDTYDINFEICILCDLCTEVCPTEAIIMTNNFELAEYSRDELFKNLEWLDENDENIRKVNKA; encoded by the coding sequence GTGCTTGGATTAGCAAAAGGGTTAGCCTATACACTCAAGAACCTAGCAAGAGAAAAAGTAACCTACGATTATCCAAATGAGCCGCTGCCACTTCCGGACCGGTTCCGTGGGATACAGAAGTTTTACCCCGAAAAATGTATCGTCTGTAATCAGTGTGCAGCCATTTGTCCAACCGATTGCATTCAATTGACCGGGAAAAAACACCCTGACCCTACGAAAAAAGGAAAAATCATTGATACGTATGATATCAACTTTGAAATCTGTATCCTATGTGATCTTTGTACGGAGGTATGTCCGACAGAGGCCATCATTATGACAAATAATTTTGAGCTTGCGGAATATAGCCGGGATGAGCTTTTTAAAAACTTAGAATGGTTAGATGAGAACGATGAAAATATTCGGAAGGTGAATAAAGCATGA